A single window of Aestuariirhabdus haliotis DNA harbors:
- a CDS encoding superoxide dismutase, translating into MAIELPALPYEKNALEPHISQETLEFHYGKHHNTYVVKLNGLIEGTDFEGKDLETIVKSSDGGVFNNAAQIWNHTFYWNSLSPNGGGAPSGPLADAINATFGSFEAFQEKFTESAVNNFGSSWTWLVKNADGSLAIVNTSNAATPLTGDQKPLLTCDLWEHAYYIDYRNVRPDYLKAFWQLANWEFAQSNFA; encoded by the coding sequence ATGGCTATCGAACTTCCTGCACTACCCTACGAAAAAAACGCCCTCGAGCCTCATATCTCCCAAGAGACTCTGGAATTCCATTACGGCAAGCACCACAACACTTACGTGGTAAAGCTGAACGGTCTTATTGAAGGTACGGATTTCGAAGGCAAAGATCTGGAAACCATCGTCAAAAGTTCTGACGGTGGCGTCTTCAATAACGCCGCCCAAATCTGGAACCACACTTTTTACTGGAACAGCCTCAGCCCTAATGGTGGCGGCGCCCCAAGCGGCCCTCTGGCTGATGCTATCAATGCGACATTCGGCTCCTTCGAAGCTTTCCAGGAGAAGTTTACTGAATCCGCGGTCAACAACTTCGGCTCCTCCTGGACCTGGTTGGTGAAAAACGCCGATGGCAGCCTGGCCATCGTCAACACCAGCAATGCCGCAACGCCACTGACCGGCGACCAAAAACCCCTGCTAACCTGCGATCTGTGGGAGCATGCCTACTACATCGACTACCGCAACGTACGCCCTGACTACCTCAAGGCGTTCTGGCAGCTGGCTAACTGGGAATTCGCGCAAAGCAATTTTGCCTAA